In the Candidatus Omnitrophota bacterium genome, GCAGAGTATCAACGCTACGTTGTCGGAAATAGACAAAGATCTCGCCTCCGCGGCGAAGCAGCTGTCTGTCGTGGACCTGAAAGGGGAGGCCGCGCGGAAGATATTGAACGACTTGCGCAAATTCCGGCCTTATGTGGTAAATTGCTCTATTATTGACGCGAACGGTTTAAAAATTACGGTTGAACCGCAGACATACCAGAAGTATGAAGGCGCCGACAGGGCGGAACTGCCGTCGGTGATCAGGCTGCTGAAGGACAAAAAGCCTGTGGTGAGCGACGTCTACTATGCGGCAGAAGGCATTAACGCTATAAGCATAGGTTATCCCATATTTTCAGATAAGGGCGAATTATTAGGGGCTGTCAGGATGCTTATAAGACATGAATTGTTCCTGAAACCTATGGTCGAGGGCAAGCCCTGCATGATATGGATAATGCAGCCTAACGGACTCCTTATGTACGATCCGGACCCCGGAGAGACAGGCAAGAATATATTTACCGACCCGCTCTTTAAACCGTTTGAGGACCTGGTCTCTTTTTCCAAGACCGTCGCGTTATCTAATAGCGGCGCGGGGTCATATGATTTTTACGCTAACGGGCTTCAGGACAAGACGCTTACCAGGAAGATGGCGGTCTGGGATACCGTCGGGCTGTACGGCACCGAATGGCGGGTTATAGCGGTGGATATTGAAAGGACGCTGGAAGAAAAACAGCTTGCCTCCGCTGCCCAAATAAAGGATTAAACAGGAGGAAAGCATGTCGGAACAACAGACTGCCGAGCGCCGTCATTACTTAAGACATCCGTTGAACTTTCCGCTCGAATATAAGGTGTTGGAAAAAGGCTCGCCCGGACAGCTTAAAGGAGTGCGGTCCTCGACGCTCAATATAAGCCACGCCGGGTTGATGTTCTCGGCTAAGCAGCCGGTAGATATCAAAACTGTGATAAGGATAAAGATGCCGGTCCAGTCGAAGGTGTTCAATATAAAGGCCGAGGTCGCCCACTGTGATAAGGACGAGGAGACCGGCCTTTACAACATAGGCGTGTCGTTCCGCAGGTTCAGCGATGCGTTTAAGACTAAGCTTGTCGAGCAGATATACCTGATAATAGAATACCGCGACATACGCAGCCTCCAGCTAGGCAGGGATATGTCGCTCGAAGAGGCGTCGAGGGAATGGATAAAACGTTATTCGGAGAGGTTCAAGAAGCTCTACTGGTGATGTGGTTGGTTGCAAAAAAAAGGAGGCAGGAAGATGAAGAAACTGGCGGTTATATTAGCGGCGGCGGCAGTGGTTTTAGTGTCGATGCAGGTATTTGCCGATGACGGCGGCGGCAAGTCGATATTCCAGTCGATGTATGACGCAATGAACGTGCCGTGCAAGGCGCCGGCTAAGAGTGAGAGCGCGGATGTAAAAGAGGCTAAGAAAGAGATTGAGGCGGTGAAAAAAGTGCAGATATTTCAGAATATGGCCGACGGGATAAAAGAAGGGTCCGCGAAAGCGAAGCAGATGTCGTTGCGCACACGTACGAAATAAGGTCGCCTACGAAGCACCTACGAGGTGTGACGGGTCTAAGTAATCACTCCTCGTAGGTGAAATACGGTTCGCAGTAGCAAGATTGTAGCAAGAAGGTGCTTCGGCAGCTAAGGCTGTCTCAGCATCGCTTGCCGGAGTAAGATTGTAGCAAGCGGAGGAGTGGCAGAGCGGTTGAATGCGGCGGTCTTGAAAACCGTTAGAGACGTAAGTCTCTCGAGGGTTCGAATCCTTCCTCCTCCGCCAGTTTTCGCCATAGACTAAGTCACGCGAAAATTGATCCCGAGTAGCTATGGTTAGACCGAGGCTACGAGGGACTACCGCTAAAAGGACGCTATTAAATAGTGTTAAGCAGACGTCAAAAAGGTACGCCCTATAGGCTGTTCCCAAACAGGATGGCCCCAATAACACAATGCAAATATAGCTGTCTGTATTGATGTGGCTATGTTAGGAGAAAAGTGATGATTAAATTCAGCCCGTATCAGGTCGTAGCGGCCCTGGGCTCATTACTGCTCGTTGTTTCCGGGATAATGCGGTTTTCTCAATCCGGCAGTCCGAAAGAAATTCTTATCGGGTTACTTTATTTTGCCGCCAATATTATTATATTTTGCTTTTAGATAGCGCGTTTCGGGAAACAGCCATGGAAATTTACGATAAGATAGCCGAGAGTTACACCAGGCAGAGCCTTTCCGACGTTAAAAGGCGCCTTACTGTCGATTATACTTTTTTAAACTTGATCGGGGACGTGCGGGGAAAAAACGTGCTGGATCTTGCCTGCGGAGACGGGCATTACTGCCGCCCGTTGAAGCGCTCCGGGGCGGCCGAGGTGGTCGGAGTGGATATTTCAAGCAGGATGATAGATCTTGCAAAAAACGGAGAGAAGAAGAACCCATTAGGCATCAGGTATGAATGCATGGATGCGCTGAAACTGCCTGTTGTAGGCAAGTTCGATATCGCGCTGGGCTCGTTCCTCCTGCACTACAGCAGGACAAGAGACGAGCTTTTTGCCATGTGCAGGAATATCTACGCTAATCTTAGGGATGGCGGAAGATTTGTCGGAGTAAATGACTCTCCCGACAAGCCGCTGCAATCGGATCCAAGATATGGCATCACCAGGACCTGCGAAGACCCGGTTAAGGAGGGATCCATTATCAAGGTCACGTTATACGAGGATGGTAAACCGGCGTGTGTTTTCGATAACTATCATTGGGCGAGGAAGACCTACGAAGACGCTTTTATTTCCGCCGGTTTCAAAAATATCATGTGGCACGGGCTGAAGGTATCTCAAGAGGGCCTCGATAAATTCGGATCCCGATTCTGGGAGCCATACCTGAAGCAGCCGGGAGTGGTCATTTTTGAAT is a window encoding:
- a CDS encoding class I SAM-dependent methyltransferase, whose protein sequence is MEIYDKIAESYTRQSLSDVKRRLTVDYTFLNLIGDVRGKNVLDLACGDGHYCRPLKRSGAAEVVGVDISSRMIDLAKNGEKKNPLGIRYECMDALKLPVVGKFDIALGSFLLHYSRTRDELFAMCRNIYANLRDGGRFVGVNDSPDKPLQSDPRYGITRTCEDPVKEGSIIKVTLYEDGKPACVFDNYHWARKTYEDAFISAGFKNIMWHGLKVSQEGLDKFGSRFWEPYLKQPGVVIFECGG
- a CDS encoding PilZ domain-containing protein — translated: MSEQQTAERRHYLRHPLNFPLEYKVLEKGSPGQLKGVRSSTLNISHAGLMFSAKQPVDIKTVIRIKMPVQSKVFNIKAEVAHCDKDEETGLYNIGVSFRRFSDAFKTKLVEQIYLIIEYRDIRSLQLGRDMSLEEASREWIKRYSERFKKLYW
- a CDS encoding cache domain-containing protein, which produces MAVSMLIAADVFAAGIDELMPVLKQVKQSINATLSEIDKDLASAAKQLSVVDLKGEAARKILNDLRKFRPYVVNCSIIDANGLKITVEPQTYQKYEGADRAELPSVIRLLKDKKPVVSDVYYAAEGINAISIGYPIFSDKGELLGAVRMLIRHELFLKPMVEGKPCMIWIMQPNGLLMYDPDPGETGKNIFTDPLFKPFEDLVSFSKTVALSNSGAGSYDFYANGLQDKTLTRKMAVWDTVGLYGTEWRVIAVDIERTLEEKQLASAAQIKD